From the genome of Methanobrevibacter smithii ATCC 35061, one region includes:
- a CDS encoding ZPR1 zinc finger domain-containing protein yields the protein MNETEINEMSIKCPACNTENTAKSIMKEIEIPHFGKVLETTIICESCGFKHSDIIALEQNDPAKYILKINKDNLSTRIVRSQSATVSIPEIGVKVEPGPKSEGYVTNVEGVITRFEDAVKQALHLFNDNTSQKNAQLVLNDLKSIVNGEKTATLIIEDPFGQSNVVSDDVEILDIPEEELKLLKTGFSIIEDN from the coding sequence ATGAATGAAACAGAAATTAACGAAATGAGTATTAAATGTCCTGCATGTAACACTGAAAACACAGCCAAATCCATAATGAAAGAAATTGAAATACCGCATTTTGGAAAGGTTTTAGAAACAACTATCATTTGTGAATCCTGCGGATTTAAACACAGCGACATTATAGCACTTGAACAGAATGACCCTGCAAAATATATTTTAAAAATAAATAAAGATAATTTATCCACCAGAATTGTCAGATCACAGTCAGCAACTGTGTCCATTCCAGAAATTGGTGTTAAAGTGGAACCAGGTCCAAAATCAGAAGGATATGTAACTAATGTTGAAGGTGTAATCACCCGATTTGAAGATGCAGTAAAACAGGCACTTCATTTATTTAATGACAATACTTCTCAAAAAAATGCACAGCTAGTTTTAAATGATTTGAAAAGTATAGTAAATGGAGAAAAAACAGCTACTTTAATCATTGAAGATCCATTCGGTCAAAGTAATGTTGTAAGTGATGATGTTGAAATATTAGATATTCCTGAAGAGGAATTAAAATTATTAAAAACAGGTTTCAGTATTATTGAAGATAATTAA
- the pyrH gene encoding UMP kinase — MKIVVAIGGSILLKEYDCKKFQEYSEILKSLASEHEIFVVVGGGKPAREYIGVVRELGAGEAQCDDIGIEVTRINAKLLLSALGDAAYQKVPHNFQEALEYSATGKIIVMGGTEPAHSTDAVSAILAEYIHADKLINLTSVDGMYDKDPNKYEDAKLIKEITASEMIEFISGKDTKAGTYEFFDMTAIQMIKRSSLETVIANGYDSENLIKAINGEEVGTKVISK, encoded by the coding sequence ATGAAGATAGTTGTAGCAATTGGAGGATCAATTTTATTAAAAGAATATGACTGTAAAAAATTCCAGGAATATAGTGAAATATTAAAATCATTAGCTAGCGAACATGAAATATTCGTTGTTGTAGGTGGAGGAAAACCTGCTAGAGAATATATTGGAGTTGTTCGTGAACTTGGAGCTGGTGAAGCTCAGTGCGATGATATTGGAATTGAAGTTACAAGAATTAATGCTAAATTGTTATTATCTGCACTTGGAGATGCTGCTTATCAGAAAGTACCTCATAACTTCCAGGAAGCTTTGGAATATTCAGCTACCGGAAAAATAATTGTAATGGGTGGAACAGAACCTGCACACAGTACAGATGCAGTTTCCGCTATTTTAGCAGAATACATCCATGCAGATAAACTTATTAACCTAACCTCTGTTGACGGAATGTATGATAAAGATCCGAACAAGTACGAAGATGCTAAGTTAATTAAAGAAATTACAGCTAGTGAAATGATAGAATTCATCAGCGGAAAAGACACCAAAGCCGGAACCTATGAATTCTTTGATATGACTGCAATTCAAATGATTAAAAGATCATCTCTTGAAACTGTAATAGCTAACGGTTATGATTCTGAAAACTTAATTAAAGCTATTAATGGTGAGGAAGTAGGAACCAAAGTTATCAGCAAATAA
- a CDS encoding TatD family hydrolase produces MENLIDIGLNLMHPSFRKNRESIIEDAIDEGVSKFIITGTNVKASQIACEYASNYPGTLYSTSGVHPHDAKTCDDNTLLELEKIAENDCVIAIGECGLDYNRDFSPRDVQRKWFEKQVELAENLDMPLFLHEREAHKDLYDILKKHEDVCEKSVVHCFTGTKQEAQNYIDLGCCIGVTGWICDMERGSDLQDAVSIIPTNKLMIETDAPFLIPKNFDKKPKSNKNEPKYLPHILKTIAHYKNDYDVEKLAKEVTKTTKDFFKI; encoded by the coding sequence GTGGAAAATCTTATTGATATTGGCCTTAATTTAATGCATCCTTCTTTTAGAAAAAATAGAGAAAGTATAATTGAAGATGCCATTGATGAAGGTGTTTCCAAATTTATAATTACAGGAACCAATGTCAAAGCAAGTCAGATAGCTTGTGAATATGCATCCAATTATCCGGGAACTTTATATTCAACTTCCGGTGTTCATCCTCATGATGCAAAAACATGTGATGACAATACTCTTTTGGAACTGGAAAAAATAGCTGAAAATGATTGTGTTATAGCTATTGGAGAATGCGGTCTTGATTATAACCGTGATTTTTCTCCAAGAGATGTTCAAAGAAAATGGTTTGAAAAACAGGTCGAATTAGCTGAAAATTTAGATATGCCTTTATTTTTACATGAAAGAGAGGCTCACAAAGATTTATATGATATTTTAAAAAAGCATGAAGATGTTTGTGAAAAATCAGTAGTTCACTGTTTTACAGGAACCAAGCAGGAAGCTCAAAATTATATTGATTTGGGATGCTGCATTGGTGTTACCGGATGGATTTGTGATATGGAAAGAGGCAGTGACCTGCAGGATGCAGTAAGTATAATTCCAACCAACAAATTAATGATAGAAACAGATGCTCCATTTTTAATACCTAAAAACTTTGATAAAAAACCTAAAAGTAATAAAAATGAACCCAAATATTTACCTCATATCCTAAAAACAATTGCTCATTATAAAAACGATTATGATGTAGAAAAACTTGCAAAAGAAGTTACAAAAACTACTAAAGACTTTTTTAAAATATAA
- a CDS encoding DUF2116 family Zn-ribbon domain-containing protein, whose product MAVEPHKHCPICGTPIPLNELVCSPDCQKVWDQRLNQQKKSRYMLTGVIILFLAIWAVMTFMK is encoded by the coding sequence ATGGCTGTAGAACCACATAAACATTGTCCAATTTGCGGAACCCCTATACCTTTAAATGAACTTGTATGCTCTCCAGACTGTCAAAAAGTTTGGGATCAAAGACTTAATCAACAAAAGAAAAGCAGATATATGTTAACTGGAGTTATCATTCTTTTCTTAGCTATTTGGGCAGTAATGACTTTCATGAAATAA
- a CDS encoding DUF11 domain-containing protein, with amino-acid sequence MFKNKQKHFLISVLLMILFLAASGTAFSADLNETSEVPEVSVCKDNLENSQNDVVGSSEITLNGGKFSDIQKAIDNVGDGGTIHLNGYYSAQNNDSVIYVNKNIRIAGGLDTVLDGKNISCIFSIQKTGSNCQISNLKFVNGMDVHGGAMIILGKNVVVENSVFENNYANHSGGAIYVLSIFNDSGRYPEEGENLIIKNCNFTNNFAQVAAGAIGVYGNNTQVIGCNFVSNKVKPATNHKSYGGAIQIGRDEYNLCSYVVNCNFMGNEAIAHDLNNSHGGAGCVRAGITYQNCKFINNSADQGGALTYHASGIIEDCVFINNSAKLYGGALSTGYMDMDMDLKVINCNFEQNNAPYGGAVQLKGKNIEIQNSVFNKNTATVNGGAINIVAKTVAIGGTEFNKNTAHVNGGAIYINGNKTVIEDSSFMANEAIPDVKKLDDGLGGAIYINSSSATINKNIFNNNVARNGSAIYYDKSGLNCIISDNAMAENQAWVYALPIYAKSIYYGEDCEVSATLFGGNNIAKYDDLFVSNAIYNNAKQDKIKVNGETPILGAVDNGKLYQDSREYNMDILLTVTHEDGSVAFNKTLKSDFKGQVSNILKNLKPGRYRISATHFEDTYYKYIANVTYFSVFPKADLQLNKSSNLINANYGDIIIWTLKITNNGPNVGTGIRLKDLIPDGLIILSCDDENYNKKTGILNIDSLNMGESKIINIKTLVNKTGTFINEASVSGNEYDWDLKNNNDSAGINVNPSADLAVEILVNDTNPKFNSLVKWTLRVTNNGPDEATGVVVCDLLSKDLIYLSSTGNYDVKSGLWNIGTLERGKSVSIDIVTLVNKTGKIANDASVSGKEYDWNLTNNYDNQSIDVEVCADLAIEKLVNDTNPKFNSLVEWTLRVTNNGPDTATGVVVCDILPEGLISIDKSFNGRWNVGKLINNQTKELTIICLVNKTGKLVNIADIAGNEYDCNLTNNIVNKSIEVAQSADLFVKKYVNNTSPDFGEIIKWSVVVSNNGPDIATNVQVNDLLDDGLIFVKSSSTKGNYDVKSGIWTIDSLAPETDETLNIYCKVNKIGKILNFVSVNSTQYDWNESNNHDNESVNAVKIADLSVIKLINNSNPNYNDLIKWTIIVSNNGPNMATGVIVNDLLPKSVEYISSYLSKGFYNPVNGIWDVGNLNAGEKLQLNIVSKIVKTGDITNVVNVKGNEKDSNLTNNHFKKSVHVKPAADLSIEKSVSKQEVNINDLIEYVIEITNNGPDSAENIKVSELLNPNLKVISFESTKGNFNNTNNVLTIDSLVNGEKVRLTINAAANAWGKFENKVAVSSDTFDYDKSNNQDGTSVFVSENTTEKIEDPVNDTYLLVLAKNSLQKSMVSKLENLTHSQSLTSIELPKTGLPIVLLLLVSMISIGFLPIKISKKR; translated from the coding sequence ATGTTTAAAAACAAACAGAAGCATTTTCTTATTTCTGTGCTTTTAATGATTTTATTTTTAGCAGCTTCAGGTACAGCTTTTAGTGCTGATTTAAATGAAACTTCGGAAGTTCCGGAAGTAAGTGTATGCAAAGATAATTTGGAAAATTCTCAAAATGACGTTGTAGGAAGTAGTGAAATAACTTTAAATGGGGGTAAATTCAGTGATATTCAAAAAGCAATTGATAATGTAGGTGATGGTGGAACAATTCATTTAAATGGGTATTATAGTGCCCAAAACAATGATTCTGTTATTTATGTAAATAAAAATATCAGAATTGCAGGTGGTTTGGATACTGTTTTAGACGGAAAAAATATTTCCTGTATTTTTTCAATTCAAAAAACAGGTTCAAATTGTCAGATAAGTAATTTAAAATTTGTAAATGGGATGGATGTTCACGGAGGTGCAATGATTATTCTTGGTAAAAATGTAGTTGTTGAAAATTCAGTTTTTGAAAATAATTATGCTAACCATTCAGGAGGAGCAATTTATGTCCTTTCAATTTTTAATGATAGTGGCAGATATCCTGAAGAAGGAGAAAATTTAATTATAAAAAACTGTAATTTTACAAATAACTTTGCACAGGTAGCTGCCGGAGCTATTGGTGTTTATGGAAATAATACTCAGGTTATTGGCTGTAATTTTGTGTCTAATAAAGTCAAACCGGCCACTAACCATAAATCATATGGTGGTGCAATTCAGATTGGTCGTGATGAATATAATCTTTGTTCATATGTTGTAAATTGTAATTTTATGGGTAATGAAGCTATTGCGCATGATTTAAATAATTCTCATGGTGGTGCTGGATGTGTTAGAGCCGGAATAACCTATCAAAATTGTAAATTTATTAATAATTCTGCAGATCAGGGAGGAGCCTTAACTTATCATGCATCAGGCATTATTGAGGACTGTGTATTCATAAACAACTCTGCAAAACTTTATGGGGGAGCATTAAGTACAGGTTATATGGACATGGACATGGATTTAAAAGTAATCAATTGTAACTTTGAGCAGAATAATGCTCCTTATGGAGGTGCTGTGCAATTAAAAGGTAAAAATATTGAAATCCAAAATTCCGTATTCAATAAAAATACCGCAACAGTAAATGGAGGGGCAATAAATATTGTAGCTAAAACAGTCGCTATTGGTGGTACTGAGTTCAATAAAAACACAGCCCATGTAAACGGTGGTGCGATTTATATTAATGGAAATAAAACAGTCATTGAAGATTCTTCATTTATGGCTAATGAGGCAATTCCCGATGTTAAAAAATTAGATGACGGGTTAGGTGGAGCTATTTATATAAACAGTTCTTCAGCTACCATTAATAAAAACATATTCAATAACAATGTGGCGAGAAATGGAAGTGCTATTTACTATGACAAATCCGGTTTGAACTGTATTATTTCAGATAATGCAATGGCAGAAAATCAGGCATGGGTTTATGCATTGCCTATTTATGCTAAAAGCATTTATTATGGTGAAGATTGTGAAGTTTCAGCTACTCTATTTGGTGGAAATAATATAGCTAAATATGATGATTTGTTTGTTTCAAATGCAATTTATAATAATGCAAAACAAGATAAAATTAAAGTAAATGGTGAAACTCCTATTTTGGGAGCTGTAGATAATGGAAAATTATATCAGGATAGCAGAGAATACAATATGGATATTTTATTAACTGTAACTCATGAAGACGGGTCTGTAGCATTTAATAAAACTTTAAAATCTGATTTTAAAGGGCAGGTTTCAAATATCTTAAAAAATTTAAAACCGGGCAGATATAGGATTAGTGCAACTCATTTCGAGGACACTTACTACAAATATATTGCAAATGTTACTTATTTTAGTGTTTTTCCTAAAGCAGATCTTCAACTAAATAAAAGTTCCAACTTGATTAATGCCAATTATGGTGATATAATAATATGGACATTAAAAATTACAAATAATGGTCCTAATGTTGGTACTGGAATCAGATTAAAAGACTTAATTCCTGATGGTTTAATTATTTTAAGCTGTGATGATGAAAACTATAACAAAAAAACAGGTATTTTAAATATTGATTCTCTTAACATGGGTGAATCCAAAATAATTAATATAAAAACTTTAGTTAATAAGACCGGAACTTTTATAAATGAAGCCAGTGTATCCGGAAATGAATATGACTGGGATTTAAAAAACAATAATGATTCAGCAGGCATTAATGTTAATCCATCAGCAGATTTGGCTGTTGAAATATTGGTTAATGATACCAATCCTAAATTTAACTCTTTAGTTAAATGGACTTTGAGAGTTACTAATAATGGGCCGGATGAAGCTACTGGTGTTGTTGTTTGTGATTTGCTTTCTAAAGATTTGATTTATCTTTCAAGCACCGGAAATTATGATGTAAAATCAGGATTGTGGAATATTGGAACTTTGGAAAGGGGCAAATCCGTTTCTATAGATATTGTGACTTTGGTTAATAAAACAGGAAAAATAGCAAATGACGCTTCTGTGTCTGGAAAGGAATATGATTGGAATTTAACCAATAACTATGATAATCAGTCCATTGATGTTGAGGTATGTGCTGACTTAGCTATTGAAAAATTAGTCAATGATACTAATCCTAAATTTAATTCATTGGTTGAATGGACTTTAAGAGTTACTAATAATGGTCCTGATACTGCAACAGGCGTTGTTGTTTGTGATATTTTGCCTGAAGGATTAATCAGTATTGATAAATCATTTAATGGAAGATGGAATGTTGGCAAATTGATTAATAATCAAACAAAAGAATTAACAATAATCTGTTTAGTTAATAAAACAGGAAAACTTGTCAATATTGCTGATATTGCAGGAAATGAATATGATTGTAATTTGACTAATAATATTGTAAATAAAAGTATTGAGGTTGCTCAAAGTGCTGATCTTTTTGTTAAAAAGTATGTAAACAATACTTCTCCGGATTTTGGTGAAATAATTAAATGGTCAGTTGTTGTTTCAAATAACGGTCCTGACATAGCTACAAATGTTCAGGTTAATGATTTATTGGATGACGGGCTGATATTTGTAAAGTCTAGCTCAACAAAAGGAAATTATGATGTTAAATCGGGTATATGGACGATTGACTCATTAGCACCTGAAACTGATGAAACTTTAAATATTTATTGTAAAGTTAATAAAATCGGAAAAATTCTAAACTTTGTCAGTGTCAATTCCACACAATATGATTGGAATGAATCAAATAATCATGATAATGAATCGGTTAATGCAGTTAAAATAGCTGATTTGTCAGTTATTAAATTAATCAACAATTCAAATCCCAATTATAATGATTTGATTAAATGGACAATAATCGTTTCAAATAATGGGCCGAATATGGCTACTGGAGTTATAGTTAATGATTTGCTTCCAAAGTCTGTTGAATATATTTCATCTTATCTGTCTAAAGGTTTTTATAATCCGGTAAATGGCATATGGGATGTCGGTAATTTAAATGCCGGTGAAAAGCTGCAATTGAATATTGTATCTAAAATTGTAAAAACAGGAGACATTACAAATGTTGTTAATGTCAAAGGCAATGAAAAAGACAGTAATTTAACTAACAACCATTTTAAAAAATCAGTTCATGTTAAACCGGCTGCAGATTTGTCTATTGAAAAATCAGTATCAAAACAGGAAGTTAACATCAATGATTTAATTGAATATGTAATTGAAATTACAAATAACGGTCCTGACAGTGCTGAAAATATTAAGGTAAGTGAATTATTAAACCCTAATTTAAAAGTAATTTCATTTGAAAGCACCAAAGGCAATTTCAATAATACAAACAATGTTTTAACTATTGATTCATTAGTGAATGGTGAAAAAGTCAGGCTGACTATTAATGCTGCTGCAAACGCCTGGGGTAAATTTGAAAATAAAGTTGCTGTTTCATCTGATACTTTTGATTATGACAAATCCAATAATCAGGACGGAACAAGTGTTTTTGTAAGTGAAAACACAACAGAAAAAATAGAAGATCCTGTAAATGATACTTATCTTTTAGTATTGGCTAAAAATTCACTTCAAAAGTCTATGGTTTCAAAATTAGAAAATTTGACACATTCGCAGTCTTTAACAAGTATTGAATTGCCAAAAACAGGTTTGCCGATTGTGCTGCTGCTTTTAGTTTCAATGATATCAATCGGATTTTTACCTATTAAAATTTCAAAGAAAAGATAA
- a CDS encoding sulfite exporter TauE/SafE family protein yields the protein MIFTLEYFIGLILIGVVAGFASGLLGVGGGFLIVPFQYFLLEYLGVDPSLAMMISLGTSLAIIIPTATSGASRHLKVMDNILKPGIRLGLFGIVGGILGGLIASMLPTQILKIIFGCLLLFIAIRNLMSADKKTSKARAKFNLINIAVVGVLVGISSGLLGVGGGVFIILILTVIFGFSMIEAIGISSVFISLTAIGGTVSYIISGWGVNPFPYSLGYVSLVNFAVIAMFSVPLAYYGAKIAHKVPEKRLKQIFGLVVLYISLKMLGVVP from the coding sequence ATGATATTTACATTAGAATATTTCATTGGTTTAATTTTAATTGGTGTTGTTGCAGGATTTGCATCAGGTCTTTTAGGTGTTGGAGGGGGATTTTTAATTGTTCCATTCCAGTATTTCCTGTTGGAGTATCTTGGAGTTGACCCGTCACTTGCCATGATGATATCTCTTGGAACCAGTCTGGCCATTATTATTCCGACAGCAACAAGCGGTGCATCCAGGCATTTAAAAGTTATGGACAATATTTTAAAACCAGGAATAAGACTGGGGTTATTCGGTATTGTTGGGGGCATATTGGGCGGTCTGATTGCATCAATGCTGCCGACACAAATATTAAAAATCATATTTGGATGTTTATTGTTGTTTATAGCTATTCGTAACTTGATGTCTGCCGATAAAAAGACTTCAAAAGCTAGAGCCAAATTTAATTTAATAAACATAGCTGTTGTAGGGGTATTGGTTGGAATTTCCTCAGGTCTTTTAGGTGTTGGTGGAGGAGTATTTATAATTCTAATTTTAACTGTAATATTCGGATTTTCAATGATTGAAGCTATCGGAATTTCATCAGTATTTATTAGCCTAACAGCTATTGGAGGGACCGTATCATATATAATATCTGGCTGGGGAGTTAATCCGTTTCCGTATTCATTGGGTTATGTAAGTTTAGTTAATTTTGCAGTTATCGCAATGTTTTCAGTACCTTTAGCTTATTATGGTGCAAAAATAGCTCATAAGGTTCCTGAAAAAAGATTAAAACAGATATTTGGTTTGGTGGTTTTGTATATTTCACTTAAAATGCTGGGAGTAGTTCCTTAA
- a CDS encoding MarR family winged helix-turn-helix transcriptional regulator: protein MKCDVNLFKNDDIKFITFISIIHRQYMIYLNNYLKKEGITASHAPILSYLLYKDISYQEEIGNHFKIDKGSIARSIQKLQEKQFINKEIDENNRRKYQLSLTEKGRTVALKIMDLNNEWENQIYSTCNTDEKQIVELMRKITISSINIQKNTQKEEKNG from the coding sequence ATGAAATGTGACGTAAACTTGTTTAAAAACGACGATATTAAATTTATTACATTTATTTCCATAATACACAGACAATATATGATATATTTAAATAATTATCTTAAAAAAGAAGGAATAACCGCATCACATGCACCTATACTTAGCTATTTATTATACAAAGACATATCCTATCAAGAAGAAATTGGAAATCATTTTAAAATAGATAAAGGAAGTATAGCTAGATCAATACAAAAACTACAAGAAAAACAATTTATTAACAAGGAAATAGATGAAAATAACAGAAGAAAATACCAATTGTCTTTAACTGAAAAAGGCAGAACAGTTGCTTTAAAAATCATGGATTTAAATAATGAATGGGAAAACCAAATATATTCAACCTGTAATACTGATGAAAAGCAGATAGTTGAACTAATGAGGAAAATAACCATATCATCAATAAACATTCAAAAAAACACACAAAAGGAGGAAAAAAATGGCTGA
- a CDS encoding MATE family efflux transporter has translation MADMTKGKHANIELITGDPKKAINKLAWPMMLSMLLIMLYNLADSVWVSGLGADALAALGFITPLFMIIIGLGNGIGAGANSLIARAFGAKKDELANNAALHSVVLTVIIGIVIPIILLPLIPEIVVIMGGASVTELCMDYSKVTFGLLIVFLFSSVLSSILRSEGDVNRATIAIAITAVLNIIIDPIFIYYLNMGIAGAAWATVISAGISCIVMAYWIWVKKDTYMNLSFDQFKKSKGIVIEIMKVAIPSTAEQLIMSGLTMAINAMLVIVSTTTAVAVYTASMRIVSMAMIPLMGIATALLTVAGAAYGARNYEKLKTSFTYSIKFGLVISLILGALTFIFAPQIALLFSYSAATAYLTPQIAFALRIFCFFLIFVPFGIAGSFVFQGVGKGTSSLLITIIRSLFAEVVLAYLFGIVLGYGEMGIFAGVIIGSFIGSMFGYSWARLFIKKLKIKFGHAD, from the coding sequence ATGGCTGATATGACCAAAGGAAAACATGCAAATATTGAATTAATAACTGGAGACCCTAAAAAAGCTATTAATAAATTAGCTTGGCCTATGATGCTATCAATGCTTCTTATAATGCTTTATAATTTAGCAGATAGTGTATGGGTATCAGGACTTGGAGCAGATGCTCTAGCAGCACTAGGTTTTATAACACCACTATTTATGATTATTATCGGACTTGGAAACGGAATAGGTGCCGGTGCAAACTCATTAATCGCAAGAGCATTTGGGGCTAAAAAAGACGAATTAGCAAATAATGCTGCACTGCACTCTGTTGTATTAACTGTAATCATAGGAATTGTAATACCAATCATATTACTTCCGTTAATACCTGAAATAGTTGTAATTATGGGTGGAGCCAGCGTTACAGAATTATGTATGGATTACAGTAAAGTTACATTTGGATTATTGATTGTATTTTTATTCTCATCAGTACTTTCATCAATATTAAGGTCAGAAGGAGATGTAAACAGAGCTACAATCGCAATAGCTATTACTGCAGTATTAAATATAATCATAGATCCGATTTTTATATATTATTTAAATATGGGGATAGCTGGGGCTGCATGGGCAACCGTAATCTCTGCAGGAATTTCATGTATTGTAATGGCTTACTGGATATGGGTTAAAAAAGACACCTACATGAATTTAAGCTTTGATCAATTCAAAAAAAGCAAAGGAATCGTAATTGAAATTATGAAAGTAGCTATACCTTCCACTGCAGAGCAATTAATTATGTCCGGACTTACAATGGCAATAAATGCAATGCTTGTTATAGTTTCAACAACAACTGCAGTAGCAGTATATACTGCAAGTATGAGAATTGTATCAATGGCAATGATTCCATTAATGGGAATAGCTACTGCACTTTTAACAGTAGCAGGAGCGGCATACGGTGCCCGTAACTATGAAAAATTAAAAACCAGTTTCACATACAGTATCAAATTTGGATTAGTTATTTCATTGATTTTAGGAGCTCTAACATTTATCTTTGCACCACAAATCGCATTGCTGTTCTCATATTCTGCAGCAACAGCATATCTTACACCTCAAATTGCATTTGCACTTAGAATATTCTGTTTCTTCTTAATATTCGTACCGTTCGGTATTGCAGGATCATTTGTATTCCAAGGAGTTGGAAAAGGAACATCTTCATTACTAATAACTATCATAAGGTCATTATTTGCTGAAGTAGTCCTTGCATACTTGTTTGGAATAGTGTTAGGTTACGGAGAAATGGGTATTTTTGCAGGAGTAATTATTGGAAGCTTTATCGGTTCCATGTTTGGTTACAGCTGGGCAAGATTATTCATTAAAAAACTTAAAATTAAATTTGGTCATGCCGACTAA
- a CDS encoding YbjQ family protein, producing the protein MILTSANTLENKEIVEYKGLVTGESLIGANIYKDLFSGVRDVVGGRTSRYEEEIQKARDIALNSMEEKAEYLGANAIIGLKISYDNLGGTMGNTILVTAYGTAIKYE; encoded by the coding sequence ATGATATTGACATCTGCAAACACACTGGAAAATAAGGAAATTGTTGAATATAAAGGTTTAGTAACCGGAGAATCCTTAATCGGTGCTAACATTTATAAAGATTTATTTTCCGGTGTTCGGGATGTTGTAGGCGGAAGAACCTCAAGATATGAAGAAGAAATCCAAAAAGCACGTGATATTGCACTGAACAGTATGGAAGAAAAAGCAGAATATTTAGGTGCAAATGCTATTATCGGATTGAAAATTTCTTACGATAACTTAGGCGGTACTATGGGAAATACAATTCTTGTAACAGCTTACGGTACTGCTATAAAATACGAATAA
- a CDS encoding MFS transporter: MNLKERIENVENLKEAIICISFGTFVGILTYYIFLYFHIDIYGWNFGLIFAPLAAGYAETILAKRIIGEDIGAISAFILFLVTVVYGFIIANPTLGVNVITFGSIIVILQAALPTLINYFFLVVIIGIISYFFGTFKKITDYTYSKLSDMYYKITGKQKPIRTIDAEVVENELESNKQINDLDFIFITSSHPINKKIEIIDHFHATVFLERDKKLIHIDPEKYEKDTLKMLKKAKDSVLIQIANEIKAHGGNGILDLKIEYGLIGLGGDSFQITAMGMGVKFKD, from the coding sequence ATGAATCTTAAAGAAAGAATAGAAAATGTGGAAAACTTAAAAGAAGCTATTATCTGCATTTCTTTTGGAACATTTGTTGGTATTTTAACTTATTATATTTTTTTATACTTCCATATTGATATTTATGGATGGAATTTTGGACTTATTTTTGCTCCATTAGCTGCAGGATATGCTGAAACCATATTGGCTAAACGAATAATTGGCGAAGATATTGGAGCCATCAGCGCATTTATTTTATTTCTTGTAACTGTAGTTTACGGTTTTATTATAGCCAATCCTACACTTGGAGTAAATGTAATCACTTTCGGATCAATAATTGTAATTTTACAGGCAGCTCTTCCCACACTTATTAACTATTTCTTTTTAGTTGTTATAATTGGAATAATCTCCTATTTCTTTGGGACATTTAAAAAAATTACAGATTATACCTATTCCAAATTATCTGACATGTATTATAAAATAACAGGAAAGCAAAAACCCATAAGAACTATTGATGCGGAAGTTGTTGAAAATGAACTGGAAAGCAATAAACAAATAAATGATTTGGATTTTATATTCATAACCAGCTCACATCCAATCAATAAAAAAATAGAAATCATAGACCACTTTCATGCAACAGTATTTTTGGAAAGAGATAAAAAACTAATCCACATTGACCCTGAAAAATATGAAAAAGACACTTTAAAAATGCTTAAAAAAGCTAAAGACAGTGTCCTAATCCAAATAGCTAATGAAATTAAAGCTCATGGAGGAAATGGAATCCTGGATTTAAAAATAGAATATGGGTTAATCGGTTTAGGTGGAGACAGTTTTCAAATTACTGCAATGGGAATGGGAGTTAAATTTAAAGATTAA